One window of Manihot esculenta cultivar AM560-2 chromosome 17, M.esculenta_v8, whole genome shotgun sequence genomic DNA carries:
- the LOC110605484 gene encoding protein NUCLEAR FUSION DEFECTIVE 4 isoform X1 gives MAGQSRKWMILVATIWIQAFTGTNFDFSAYSSQLKSVLGISQVQLNYLAVASDLGKVFGWSSGLALNHFPLWVVLFMSAFIGFFGYGFQWLVIRNVIVLPYILVFLLCLLAGCSICWFNTVCFVLCIQNFPASRALALSLTVAFNGVSAALYTLAGNAIDPSSDDIYLLLNALVPLITSIVALLPILRQPSLDPLSPDGVRRDSIIFLILNFIAIFTGVYLLLFSSTSSNSTEASLLLGGALLLLMFPLCIPGVVYARDWFHHTIHSSFHLQGSGFILVDVDDLELHKELLTRELSNHENGDGGVAIQKSPREKEGCCETIVGKDRLIMLGEEHPASLLVRRLDFWLYYIAYFCGGTIGLVYSNNLGQIAQSLGQSKHTTTLLTMYSAFSFFGRLLSAAPDYLRVKMYFARTAWLTIALVPTPIAFFLLAISGSALALKIGTALVGLSSGFIFAAAVSITSELFGPNSIGVNHNILITNIPLGSLIYGLVAAIVYDSNASSVGLNIITDSVVCMGRKCYFLTFVWWGCLSVLGLGSSLLLFLRTRHAYDLFERNRISTQLY, from the exons ATGGCTGGGCAATCGAGGAAATGGATGATTCTAGTGGCCACTATATGGATTCAAGCATTTACAGGCACGAATTTTGATTTCTCGGCGTACTCATCACAGTTGAAATCTGTGCTTGGTATATCTCAGGTGCAACTAAATTACTTAGCAGTTGCTTCTGATCTTGGTAAGGTGTTTGGATGGTCTTCAGGATTGGCTTTGAACCATTTTCCATTATGGGTGGTTCTTTTCATGTCTGCTTTTATTGGATTCTTTGGTTATGGTTTTCAGTGGCTTGTCATTAGAAACGTCATCGTTTTGCCTTATATCTTG GTGTTTCTCCTTTGTTTGCTGGCTGGATGCAGCATCTGCTGGTTCAACACTGTATGCTTTGTACTCTGCATTCAAAATTTCCCAGCTAGCAGAGCCCTAGCTTTATCTCTCACTGTAGCCTTCAATGGTGTTAGTGCAGCTTTATATACTCTGGCTGGCAATGCAATAGATCCATCATCAGATGATATATATCTTCTTTTAAATGCCCTTGTTCCCCTTATCACTTCCATTGTAGCTTTGCTCCCAATTCTCCGCCAACCATCTTTAGATCCCCTCTCCCCTGACGGAGTTCGCCGTGATTCTATCatatttctcatattgaatttcatAGCCATTTTCACAGGAGTCTATCTCCTTCTCTTCAGTTCAACCTCATCTAATTCAACAGAAGCTTCTCTACTCTTAGGTGGAGCACTTCTTCTTCTCATGTTCCCATTGTGCATCCCTGGTGTTGTCTATGCTAGAGACTGGTTTCACCATACCATTCATTCTAGTTTCCACCTTCAAGGCTCTGGCTTTATTCTTGTGGATGTTGATGATCTTGAGCTTCATAAAGAGCTCCTTACCCGTGAGCTGAGTAATCATGAGAATGGGGATGGTGGAGTTGCAATACAGAAAAGCCCAAGGGAAAAGGAAGGGTGCTGTGAGACAATTGTTGGGAAAGATAGGCTGATAATGCTTGGGGAAGAGCATCCAGCATCTTTGCTTGTTCGAAGGTTGGATTTTTGGTTATACTACATTGCATATTTTTGTGGAGGCACAATTGGCCTCGTGTACAGCAACAACCTAGGCCAAATAGCACAATCACTGGGACAAAGCAAGCACACTACAACTCTTCTCACTATGTATTCAGCCTTTTCCTTTTTCGGCCGACTACTTTCAGCTGCACCAGACTATTTACGGGT GAAGATGTATTTTGCAAGGACTGCATGGCTAACCATTGCTCTTGTACCAACTCCAATTGCTTTCTTCCTTCTTGCCATATCAGGCAGTGCACTGGCATTGAAGATAGGCACTGCATTAGTTGGATTGAGTTCCGGGTTCATATTCGCTGCAGCTGTATCGATAACATCCGAGCTATTTGGACCGAACAGCATAGGTGTGAACCACAACATTCTCATTACCAACATTCCATTAGGTTCACTTATCTATGGATTGGTTGCTGCTATAGTGtatgattctaatgcaagcagtGTTGGCCTAAACATTATTACTGATTCAGTGGTTTGCATGGGGAGGAAATGCTATTTCTTAACATTTGTATGGTGGGGGTGCCTTTCAGTTTTGGGGTTAGGTTCTAGTTTGCTGTTATTCTTAAGGACAAGGCATGCCTATGATCTGTTTGAAAGAAATAGGATTTCTACACAACTGTATTAA
- the LOC110605484 gene encoding protein NUCLEAR FUSION DEFECTIVE 4 isoform X2, with the protein MVFLLCLLAGCSICWFNTVCFVLCIQNFPASRALALSLTVAFNGVSAALYTLAGNAIDPSSDDIYLLLNALVPLITSIVALLPILRQPSLDPLSPDGVRRDSIIFLILNFIAIFTGVYLLLFSSTSSNSTEASLLLGGALLLLMFPLCIPGVVYARDWFHHTIHSSFHLQGSGFILVDVDDLELHKELLTRELSNHENGDGGVAIQKSPREKEGCCETIVGKDRLIMLGEEHPASLLVRRLDFWLYYIAYFCGGTIGLVYSNNLGQIAQSLGQSKHTTTLLTMYSAFSFFGRLLSAAPDYLRVKMYFARTAWLTIALVPTPIAFFLLAISGSALALKIGTALVGLSSGFIFAAAVSITSELFGPNSIGVNHNILITNIPLGSLIYGLVAAIVYDSNASSVGLNIITDSVVCMGRKCYFLTFVWWGCLSVLGLGSSLLLFLRTRHAYDLFERNRISTQLY; encoded by the exons ATG GTGTTTCTCCTTTGTTTGCTGGCTGGATGCAGCATCTGCTGGTTCAACACTGTATGCTTTGTACTCTGCATTCAAAATTTCCCAGCTAGCAGAGCCCTAGCTTTATCTCTCACTGTAGCCTTCAATGGTGTTAGTGCAGCTTTATATACTCTGGCTGGCAATGCAATAGATCCATCATCAGATGATATATATCTTCTTTTAAATGCCCTTGTTCCCCTTATCACTTCCATTGTAGCTTTGCTCCCAATTCTCCGCCAACCATCTTTAGATCCCCTCTCCCCTGACGGAGTTCGCCGTGATTCTATCatatttctcatattgaatttcatAGCCATTTTCACAGGAGTCTATCTCCTTCTCTTCAGTTCAACCTCATCTAATTCAACAGAAGCTTCTCTACTCTTAGGTGGAGCACTTCTTCTTCTCATGTTCCCATTGTGCATCCCTGGTGTTGTCTATGCTAGAGACTGGTTTCACCATACCATTCATTCTAGTTTCCACCTTCAAGGCTCTGGCTTTATTCTTGTGGATGTTGATGATCTTGAGCTTCATAAAGAGCTCCTTACCCGTGAGCTGAGTAATCATGAGAATGGGGATGGTGGAGTTGCAATACAGAAAAGCCCAAGGGAAAAGGAAGGGTGCTGTGAGACAATTGTTGGGAAAGATAGGCTGATAATGCTTGGGGAAGAGCATCCAGCATCTTTGCTTGTTCGAAGGTTGGATTTTTGGTTATACTACATTGCATATTTTTGTGGAGGCACAATTGGCCTCGTGTACAGCAACAACCTAGGCCAAATAGCACAATCACTGGGACAAAGCAAGCACACTACAACTCTTCTCACTATGTATTCAGCCTTTTCCTTTTTCGGCCGACTACTTTCAGCTGCACCAGACTATTTACGGGT GAAGATGTATTTTGCAAGGACTGCATGGCTAACCATTGCTCTTGTACCAACTCCAATTGCTTTCTTCCTTCTTGCCATATCAGGCAGTGCACTGGCATTGAAGATAGGCACTGCATTAGTTGGATTGAGTTCCGGGTTCATATTCGCTGCAGCTGTATCGATAACATCCGAGCTATTTGGACCGAACAGCATAGGTGTGAACCACAACATTCTCATTACCAACATTCCATTAGGTTCACTTATCTATGGATTGGTTGCTGCTATAGTGtatgattctaatgcaagcagtGTTGGCCTAAACATTATTACTGATTCAGTGGTTTGCATGGGGAGGAAATGCTATTTCTTAACATTTGTATGGTGGGGGTGCCTTTCAGTTTTGGGGTTAGGTTCTAGTTTGCTGTTATTCTTAAGGACAAGGCATGCCTATGATCTGTTTGAAAGAAATAGGATTTCTACACAACTGTATTAA
- the LOC110605485 gene encoding probable serine/threonine-protein kinase PBL15 produces MKESSNNKQWRPFTANCCSAKDQTILGNFSRCRPSKTEMSKNIAPLPSFRKLSFSDISRSSSMKIDEELAGCLGPDLYDFELSELRAITHNFSSNYLLGEGGFGTVHKGYIDDNFRQGLKAQPVAVKLLDIEGLQGHREWLAEVIFLGQLRHPNLVKLIGYCCEDEERLLVYEFMPRGSLENHLFKRISVSLAWGTRLKIAIGAAKGLSFLHSAHSPVIYRDFKTSNVLLDSDFNAKLSDFGLAKMGPEGSDTHVTTRVMGTYGYAAPEYVSTGHLTTKSDVYSFGVVLLELLTGRRAMDKSRGKNEQNLIDWTKPYLTSSRRLRFIIDPRLSGQYSVKGAKQIANLALQCISVNPKDRPKMAAIVETLEALQHYKDMAVTCGQWPPSPKSKTSNGVSTQVRLQQRKN; encoded by the exons atgaaagagtctTCAAATAACAAGCAGTGGAGGCCATTCACAGCCAATTGCTGTTCAGCAAAAGACCAGACAATCTTGGGAAACTTCAGCAGATGCAGGCCTTCAAAGACAGAGATGTCCAAGAACATAGCTCCATTGCCATCATTTAGGAAGCTGTCATTTTCAGACATAAGTAGGTCTTCTTCCATGAAAATAGATGAAGAGCTTGCTGGATGTTTAGGGCCAGACTTGTATGATTTTGAACTGAGTGAGTTAAGAGCTATAACTCACAATTTCAGCAGCAATTATTTGCTTGGAGAAGGTGGCTTTGGAACTGTTCATAAAGGTTATATTGATGACAATTTCAGACAAGGCTTGAAGGCTCAACCTGTTGCTGTTAAGCTTCTTGATATTGAAGGTCTCCAAGGCCACAGAGAATGgctg gcagaagtgatatttCTGGGACAACTGAGGCATCCAAATTTGGTAAAATTGATTGGGTATTGTTGTGAGGATGAAGAGAGACTTCTTGTGTACGAGTTCATGCCCAGAGGCAGCTTAGAAAATCACTTATTTAAGA GAATATCTGTATCGTTGGCATGGGGAACGAGGCTGAAGATAGCAATTGGAGCAGCAAAGGGCCTTTCTTTTCTTCACAGTGCTCACAGCCCTGTCATTTACCGTGACTTCAAGACTTCCAATGTCTTGCTTGATTCC gaTTTTAATGCAAAATTATCAGATTTTGGACTTGCAAAAATGGGACCAGAGGGATCAGACACACATGTAACTACTAGAGTGATGGGTACCTATGGATATGCTGCACCGGAGTATGTCTCTACAG GGCATTTAACAACCAAGAGTGATGTGTATAGCTTTGGAGTAGTACTGTTAGAGCTGCTAACAGGGAGGAGAGCAATGGACAAATCAAGAGGGAAGAATGAGCAAAACCTAATAGATTGGACAAAGCCATACCTAACAAGTAGCAGAAGATTGAGATTCATAATAGATCCAAGGCTTTCAGGGCAATACTCAGTTAAAGGGGCAAAGCAAATTGCAAATTTAGCTTTGCAGTGCATAAGTGTGAACCCTAAAGACAGGCCAAAAATGGCAGCCATTGTTGAAACACTTGAAGCTTTACAACACTACAAGGATATGGCTGTCACATGTGGCCAATGGCCTCCTTCACCAAAATCCAAGACTAGTAATGGAGTTTCAACTCAAGTCAGACTCCAACAAAGAAAAAACTAA